The Streptomyces seoulensis genome contains a region encoding:
- a CDS encoding GNAT family N-acetyltransferase gives MSSRPSSRPVTIRRAVARDAKRLTRLVRGSSAYEGKYAVAVAGYRVGPDYIEAHRVFVAVGADEDGGRVLGFYSLVLTPPELDLLFVADEAQGRGIGRLLVAHMESEARAAGLDHVKVVSHLPAADFYRRVGAVRTGTALANPPAVPWDRPEFEFRFPPE, from the coding sequence ATGAGTTCACGCCCTTCCAGCCGGCCGGTCACGATTCGGAGGGCCGTCGCGCGGGATGCCAAACGGCTCACGCGGCTCGTGCGTGGCTCCAGTGCGTACGAGGGGAAGTACGCGGTCGCGGTCGCGGGCTACCGGGTCGGTCCTGATTACATCGAGGCCCACCGCGTCTTCGTGGCCGTCGGTGCCGACGAGGACGGAGGCCGGGTCCTCGGGTTCTACTCGCTCGTCCTGACCCCACCGGAGCTCGACCTGCTGTTCGTCGCCGACGAGGCGCAGGGACGGGGTATCGGACGGCTGCTCGTCGCGCACATGGAGTCCGAGGCCCGTGCCGCCGGGCTCGACCATGTCAAGGTCGTGTCGCATCTTCCCGCAGCGGACTTCTACCGCCGCGTCGGTGCGGTGCGGACCGGGACCGCCTTGGCGAACCCGCCCGCCGTGCCGTGGGACCGTCCCGAGTTCGAGTTTCGCTTTCCCCCGGAATGA
- a CDS encoding cytochrome P450 family protein — protein sequence MSAPAVPSPPAELLAGRVQDPYPYFAWLRRHAPAHAERRPGRPTVWQISRYADVRALLSDRRLSKDPGRVPGYVPGPAGLNRHLVHADPPDHTRLRTLVNTAFVPRRIARLEPFIADTANRLLDRIEHHSQVDVIADFAAPLTFRMICLILGVPAELDTPATRETLMNTIAPTTGLDRARAEHDLHTLLDTLIAAKRTGGERSEVDLLGALVRAGDVSGAMSQEELRSTAYLLLLVGHDTTMNLIGNGVLSLLRNPGQAARLTGPRTGPALVARAVEELLRYDAPVRDATFRCAAEPVSLHGQRIGRGDIVSLLIGSANRDDAHFPDADRLDLTRTANDHLAFGHGPHFCIGAALARLEGTVALPLLLHRLGPVALAKPADELIWRPARVMRGLTALPVVRI from the coding sequence GTGTCCGCTCCCGCTGTCCCATCGCCGCCCGCCGAGCTGCTGGCCGGCCGGGTACAGGATCCGTACCCCTACTTCGCGTGGCTGCGCCGGCACGCGCCCGCCCATGCGGAACGCCGGCCCGGCCGGCCCACCGTGTGGCAGATCTCCCGGTACGCGGACGTCCGTGCCCTGCTGAGCGACCGTCGGCTGAGCAAGGACCCCGGCCGGGTCCCCGGTTACGTTCCGGGGCCGGCCGGGCTGAACCGGCATCTGGTCCACGCCGACCCCCCGGACCACACCCGTCTGCGGACCCTGGTGAACACCGCGTTCGTCCCCCGCCGCATCGCGCGGCTGGAGCCGTTCATCGCGGACACCGCCAACCGGCTGCTGGACCGGATCGAGCACCACAGCCAGGTGGACGTGATCGCCGACTTCGCGGCGCCGCTGACCTTCCGGATGATCTGCCTGATCCTCGGCGTCCCCGCGGAACTGGACACCCCGGCGACCCGCGAGACCCTCATGAACACCATCGCGCCGACCACCGGGCTGGACCGGGCCCGGGCGGAACACGACCTGCACACCCTGCTGGACACCCTGATCGCCGCCAAACGCACCGGGGGCGAGCGCAGCGAGGTGGACCTGCTGGGCGCTCTGGTCCGGGCCGGTGACGTCAGCGGGGCGATGAGTCAGGAGGAACTGCGTTCCACCGCCTACCTCCTGCTGCTGGTGGGACACGACACCACCATGAACCTCATCGGGAACGGCGTGCTGTCCCTGCTCCGCAACCCCGGCCAGGCCGCCCGCCTCACCGGGCCCAGGACCGGCCCGGCCCTGGTCGCCCGCGCGGTCGAGGAACTGCTGCGCTACGACGCCCCGGTGCGCGACGCGACCTTCCGGTGCGCCGCGGAACCGGTGAGCCTGCACGGACAGCGGATCGGCCGGGGCGACATCGTCAGCCTCCTCATCGGCTCCGCCAACCGGGATGACGCCCACTTCCCCGACGCCGACCGGCTCGACCTGACCCGCACGGCCAACGACCACCTCGCCTTCGGCCACGGACCCCACTTCTGCATCGGCGCCGCCCTGGCCCGCCTCGAAGGCACCGTCGCCCTGCCCCTGCTGCTCCACCGGCTGGGCCCGGTGGCACTGGCCAAACCGGCCGACGAACTCATCTGGCGTCCGGCGCGGGTGATGCGCGGCCTGACTGCACTGCCCGTCGTACGGATCTGA
- a CDS encoding YjbQ family protein — MSDAFTTRVLDVATGSRERVVDLTQECEHFLAEVAAGRDGLLNIFVPHATCGVAVIETGAGSDDDLLAALHTLLPADDRWQHRHGSPGHGRDHVLPAIVPPHATLPVIGGSLELGTWQSVCLVDTNRDNPNRRVRLSFLG, encoded by the coding sequence ATGTCAGATGCCTTCACCACGCGCGTGCTCGACGTCGCCACCGGGTCCCGTGAGCGGGTCGTGGACCTCACTCAGGAGTGCGAACACTTCCTCGCCGAGGTCGCGGCGGGCCGCGATGGCCTGCTCAACATCTTCGTACCGCACGCGACCTGCGGCGTCGCCGTGATCGAGACCGGCGCCGGCAGTGACGACGACCTGCTCGCCGCCCTGCACACCCTGCTCCCGGCCGACGACCGCTGGCAGCACCGCCACGGCAGCCCCGGCCACGGCCGCGACCACGTCCTCCCCGCGATCGTCCCGCCCCACGCGACCTTGCCGGTTATCGGCGGCAGCCTGGAGCTGGGTACGTGGCAGTCGGTGTGTCTGGTGGACACGAACAGGGACAATCCCAACCGTCGGGTTCGCTTGTCGTTCCTCGGGTGA
- a CDS encoding serine/threonine-protein kinase produces MSLRAGDPAEIGGYPLEARLGSGGMGTVFLARTGSGRAVAVKLIHQQYAQDDEFRIRFRQEVAAARRVSGAFTAAVVDADPEAEQPWMATAYIEGPTLAQHLAATGPLGGAELRRLAIGLAEALRDIHRVGVVHRDLKPSNVVLSPEGPRVIDFGISRAVDQETLTMTGRVIGTPPFMSPEQLQAPRGVGPRSDVFSLGTLLVYAATGHGPFDAGSPHMTAYQVVHEEPSLGAVPAALRAVVESCLDKEPSGRPSVDELLVLLRDLPSDLGGADTNGAGASRTRDVITQNHSATRATPVPAVPADPAAHDAGSAGTLIGRRLRGRWRPVLAAAVAVAAIGGGVAALNAVRAGGNGDGDKGNRVLASGAALPDGFRPWRKTVPGGREDIPDELRCVARGDAVYCGGGGVVATRIRATDGSQVWTAKSSGVPVQGLYLVGATDDTVLGYRFAAEGDPQAPPQEVVAIDADKGRELWSAPSGAQSRAVTGRTQDAIVTGSAVVTVDASNSRLEARDAHSGAVSWRTPFPAGTQCAPVPVGARLFAMCARNDEVDASLARHATLYAVDRDSGTLGDAIAVDGPAVPVGVADGKLVLLQEHMEGTASAGYDGLARVDPTSRKVTYSRLPRTYTGTPGMVDGTVYVSGQTGLVTALDPATGRKKWSRQTSVEGASGPVAGAGALYFSSATGRVVALSPTDGTFLWTTDPQADGLTGERGASPRVTLAGRVVIVAADQNTLFAFDAMKPPKSS; encoded by the coding sequence GTGTCGCTGCGCGCAGGTGATCCGGCCGAGATCGGTGGTTATCCACTCGAGGCGCGTCTCGGCTCGGGTGGCATGGGCACGGTCTTCCTGGCCCGTACGGGGTCGGGGCGAGCGGTCGCGGTCAAACTGATCCACCAGCAGTACGCGCAGGACGACGAGTTCCGCATCCGTTTCCGGCAGGAGGTGGCGGCGGCGCGGCGGGTGAGTGGTGCCTTCACCGCCGCCGTGGTGGACGCCGATCCCGAGGCCGAGCAGCCGTGGATGGCCACGGCCTACATCGAGGGTCCCACCCTCGCCCAGCACCTCGCCGCGACGGGCCCGTTGGGCGGGGCCGAGCTCAGGCGGCTCGCCATCGGGCTGGCCGAGGCGCTGCGGGACATCCACCGGGTGGGGGTCGTCCACCGTGACCTGAAGCCCTCGAACGTCGTGCTCTCGCCCGAGGGCCCGCGCGTCATCGACTTCGGCATCTCGCGTGCCGTGGACCAGGAGACGCTGACGATGACGGGGCGGGTCATCGGTACGCCGCCCTTCATGTCGCCGGAGCAGTTGCAGGCACCGCGCGGCGTGGGGCCGCGGTCCGACGTCTTCTCGCTGGGCACGCTGCTGGTGTACGCGGCCACGGGCCACGGGCCCTTCGACGCGGGCAGCCCTCACATGACGGCGTATCAGGTGGTGCACGAGGAGCCGTCGCTCGGTGCCGTGCCGGCCGCTCTGCGCGCGGTCGTCGAGTCGTGCCTGGACAAGGAGCCGAGCGGGCGCCCCTCGGTGGACGAACTCCTCGTGCTGCTGCGGGACCTGCCGTCCGATCTCGGCGGGGCCGACACGAACGGAGCTGGTGCCAGCCGCACTCGCGACGTGATCACCCAGAACCACTCCGCGACGCGGGCGACCCCGGTGCCGGCCGTCCCGGCCGACCCGGCCGCTCATGACGCGGGGAGCGCAGGCACCCTCATCGGCCGCCGCCTGCGCGGCCGATGGCGTCCCGTGCTCGCGGCCGCGGTCGCGGTGGCGGCGATCGGCGGGGGAGTCGCCGCGCTGAACGCGGTCCGCGCAGGGGGGAACGGCGACGGCGACAAGGGAAACCGCGTGCTGGCGTCGGGAGCCGCGCTTCCGGACGGCTTCAGGCCGTGGCGCAAGACCGTGCCGGGCGGCCGCGAGGACATCCCCGACGAACTGCGTTGTGTCGCACGCGGCGACGCGGTGTACTGCGGGGGCGGCGGTGTCGTCGCGACCCGTATCAGGGCCACGGACGGCTCGCAGGTGTGGACGGCGAAGAGCTCGGGCGTCCCGGTCCAGGGCCTGTACCTGGTGGGCGCCACCGACGACACGGTGCTCGGCTACCGCTTCGCCGCCGAGGGGGACCCGCAGGCCCCTCCCCAAGAGGTGGTGGCCATCGACGCGGACAAGGGCCGGGAGCTGTGGTCCGCGCCGTCCGGCGCCCAGTCGCGGGCCGTCACGGGCCGTACGCAGGACGCCATCGTGACCGGCTCCGCCGTTGTGACGGTCGACGCTTCCAACTCCCGCCTCGAGGCCAGGGACGCGCACAGTGGTGCGGTCTCCTGGAGGACGCCGTTTCCCGCGGGCACCCAGTGCGCTCCCGTCCCGGTGGGCGCGCGACTGTTCGCGATGTGCGCCAGGAACGACGAGGTGGATGCCTCTCTGGCGCGCCACGCCACCCTGTACGCGGTCGACCGGGACTCGGGGACTCTGGGCGATGCCATCGCCGTCGACGGCCCCGCTGTCCCGGTGGGCGTCGCCGACGGCAAACTCGTACTCCTCCAGGAGCACATGGAGGGAACGGCGTCGGCCGGGTACGACGGGCTGGCGCGGGTCGACCCGACCTCGCGGAAGGTCACGTACTCCCGACTGCCCCGGACGTACACGGGGACGCCCGGCATGGTGGACGGCACCGTCTACGTGAGCGGACAGACCGGTCTCGTCACGGCGCTCGACCCCGCGACCGGCCGGAAGAAATGGTCGCGGCAGACGAGCGTGGAGGGCGCGTCGGGTCCTGTGGCGGGAGCCGGCGCGCTGTACTTCAGCTCGGCCACCGGCCGGGTGGTCGCGCTGTCGCCGACCGACGGCACGTTCCTGTGGACGACGGATCCGCAGGCCGACGGTCTGACGGGCGAACGGGGCGCGAGCCCGCGCGTTACCCTCGCGGGGCGTGTGGTGATCGTGGCCGCGGACCAGAACACTCTCTTCGCCTTCGACGCGATGAAGCCGCCGAAGTCGAGCTGA
- a CDS encoding 2-isopropylmalate synthase — MAAVDVVRESARAGRVVLFEESARDGAQAKTLMSAAFRVRLAREQGAVFGADGPRHVVFAAGFPSVCAQEFEATRQVALEAQGSVSPAAICRGTVRDVRLALGAVRGAAHARVMVIVAASEATAHALVHTGAREALAGGLDVVKEAVGLADGVAVDVCLVDAPRADHALVAEYAGAMTAQGAGTIVLADTVGDLLPGGTRTLFEQVAAGAGPEAVLVSHLHNDLGLGLANTLSAMEAGVRVAACSWLGMAERSGMVATEQLLFLLAHDPAKAAQVLGPGRDPWWTAPDLTRLPGIARMVSAETGVPLTVTTPVVGTGVATISTGTPFTHPRTFQPYDPQHHLGVAPTVILTHLASGRVLRAVAERLGHDLDPAQTRTALAWVKDRAYRLNQAVVPDADFAAYLDGLTATAS, encoded by the coding sequence GTGGCGGCGGTGGACGTGGTGCGGGAGTCGGCGCGGGCCGGGCGCGTGGTGCTCTTCGAGGAGTCGGCACGCGACGGCGCGCAGGCCAAGACGTTGATGAGTGCCGCCTTCCGGGTCCGGCTGGCCCGGGAGCAGGGGGCCGTGTTCGGCGCCGACGGGCCGCGGCACGTGGTGTTCGCGGCGGGTTTCCCGTCGGTGTGCGCGCAGGAGTTCGAGGCGACGCGTCAGGTCGCCCTGGAGGCACAGGGCTCGGTGAGTCCGGCGGCGATCTGCCGGGGCACGGTGCGGGACGTGCGCTTGGCGCTGGGCGCGGTTCGGGGCGCGGCGCACGCGCGGGTGATGGTCATCGTGGCGGCGTCGGAGGCGACGGCCCACGCCCTGGTGCACACCGGGGCCCGTGAGGCACTGGCCGGTGGTCTGGACGTGGTCAAGGAGGCGGTGGGCCTGGCGGACGGCGTCGCGGTCGACGTGTGCCTGGTGGACGCGCCGCGCGCGGACCACGCCCTGGTGGCCGAGTACGCGGGGGCGATGACGGCCCAGGGCGCGGGGACGATCGTGCTGGCCGACACGGTGGGGGATCTGCTGCCCGGAGGGACCCGGACACTGTTCGAGCAGGTCGCGGCCGGAGCGGGGCCGGAGGCGGTGCTGGTCTCGCACCTGCACAACGACCTCGGCCTGGGGCTGGCCAACACCCTGTCGGCGATGGAGGCCGGGGTGCGCGTGGCCGCCTGCTCCTGGCTGGGCATGGCCGAGCGCAGCGGCATGGTGGCCACCGAGCAGTTGCTCTTCCTGCTGGCCCACGACCCGGCCAAGGCGGCACAGGTGCTGGGGCCCGGCCGCGACCCGTGGTGGACGGCGCCGGACCTGACCCGGCTGCCGGGGATCGCGCGGATGGTGTCCGCCGAGACCGGCGTACCGCTCACCGTCACCACACCTGTCGTGGGCACCGGGGTCGCCACGATCTCCACGGGCACCCCCTTCACCCACCCGCGGACCTTCCAGCCCTACGACCCGCAGCACCACCTGGGCGTGGCCCCGACCGTGATCCTGACCCACCTGGCCAGCGGGCGCGTACTGCGCGCGGTCGCCGAGCGCCTCGGGCACGACCTGGACCCCGCCCAGACCCGCACCGCCCTGGCCTGGGTCAAGGACCGCGCCTACCGGCTCAACCAGGCAGTCGTCCCCGACGCCGACTTCGCCGCCTACCTCGACGGCCTCACCGCGACCGCTTCCTGA
- a CDS encoding putative leader peptide produces the protein MSRSALLTTRGHIDLLRVASAACCPGR, from the coding sequence ATGTCGCGTTCAGCCCTGCTCACCACGCGCGGTCACATCGACCTGCTGCGGGTGGCCTCCGCCGCGTGTTGCCCCGGCCGCTGA
- a CDS encoding ABC transporter permease, which yields MSISHAPPHPAEAPPADPEPSSPALQRLVPASSRRTRLPRWLRRTTGPLVLLVLWQILSATGALTPDVLASPGRIAQVAGDLTADGSLPSAMAISLQRVAAGLVLCTVIGTGLALISGLFRIGEDVVDAPVQMLRTVPFVGLIPLFIIWFGIGEAPKIAIITLGVTFPLYLNVYAGIRGVDSQLIEAGESLGLSRWGLVRHVVLPGALPGALTGLRYSLGIAWLALVFAEQVNADSGIGFLMVQARDFLRTDVIVVCLIVYAFLGLLADFIVRSLERLLLRWRPTFTGR from the coding sequence ATGAGCATCAGCCATGCCCCGCCCCACCCGGCCGAGGCCCCGCCCGCCGACCCGGAACCCTCCTCCCCCGCCCTGCAACGCCTGGTCCCCGCATCCTCCCGGCGCACCCGGCTCCCCCGCTGGCTGCGCCGCACGACCGGCCCGCTGGTCCTGCTCGTCCTGTGGCAAATCCTCAGCGCCACAGGTGCGTTGACACCCGACGTACTCGCCTCACCGGGCCGCATCGCCCAGGTCGCCGGTGATCTGACAGCCGACGGTTCGCTGCCCTCGGCCATGGCCATCTCGCTGCAACGCGTCGCCGCCGGACTGGTCCTCTGCACGGTGATCGGCACCGGATTGGCTCTGATATCAGGGCTGTTCCGAATCGGCGAAGACGTGGTCGACGCCCCGGTGCAGATGCTGCGGACGGTGCCCTTCGTGGGCCTCATCCCGCTGTTCATCATCTGGTTCGGCATCGGCGAGGCCCCGAAGATCGCCATCATCACCCTGGGGGTGACGTTCCCGCTCTACCTGAACGTCTACGCCGGCATTCGCGGAGTTGACTCCCAACTCATCGAGGCGGGTGAGTCATTGGGGCTCTCCCGCTGGGGTCTCGTCCGCCATGTGGTGCTGCCGGGTGCGCTGCCCGGCGCACTCACCGGCCTGCGCTACTCCCTCGGCATCGCCTGGCTCGCCCTCGTCTTCGCCGAACAGGTCAACGCCGACTCCGGCATCGGCTTCCTGATGGTCCAGGCACGCGACTTCCTGCGCACCGACGTGATCGTCGTCTGCCTGATCGTCTACGCCTTCCTCGGCCTCCTCGCCGACTTCATCGTCCGCTCCCTCGAAAGGCTGTTGCTGCGATGGCGACCGACGTTCACGGGCCGGTGA